cccaaaatgtcattcagtgtaacagtaGTTTATGTACCCaaaatatttctgaaaataagaatcatttgatgacatgttattgctattttaaatgtttatacctTACCACAGGCAGAAAATTGTaatcatttatataataaaataatataattatataataaatataataaaattgagTAATTGAGTATGATCACTTATTCTTTGATACATTTTAGTACATCCAGGTCAGAATAAGCATATTGTTggttatatatatacaatttttggAACACAATTTTTCGTCTTCTACAtggttttgttatattttggaaGAAGTCTgtcataaaaaacttgctggttgaataaaagtaactttaaatcagaatttgctagggttatgaataatttcaggcttgactgtacagTGCGTTACATTTAATAATCATGTAACATCATTTCACCCATTTCCATCCTCTAAAACCTTGCATTCCACAAAATTATTGACTTCAAACCAAACAAGCTCTTCTCTCACCTGTTGCACCTCAGCAGCTGTGCTCTTGAACAGCTCGATGTATCGCTTTCCCAGCATGTCCTTATGTTTTTTCAGTGCGTTCTGAGCGTGTTCCTCGCAGGAGAACAGGACGAATGCATCCCCAGTGGGCCTGCCATCGGGAAAACGTACAAATAGAATGCCTTCGCTGCCGTCCGTCACAGGACAAGCTGGGGAGAAGAACTGCAGAACCTGCTCTGCGGTGGCATTGAACGGAAGTCCACGCATGCGGACGATAATCTGATTCTCCCTTGACAGAAAACTGGCCACTTCATTAGAGGTACCTGTTAAGTATTCACACAAATGAATCAGCCACTGTAAAATACAACAGCAACAATATGAATCCAAAGCAAATAGAACTGGAAACCAAATGATATAGCCGGTTTATGTTACTACATTATTAAGCTAACAAGAAAAACTAGAATGTGAATGGCTATCTACATTTAGGATGGGAAAAGTAAAGAAAGCCAGTTCCTGTTTGAATTCCTGTTAACAATTTCAGACAGTTATTGTACCAAACAGTGTTTTTACAAGAAACTATATATTTCTTTGGGGACGGTGGGTATTTGTATTGCTAAATGACGAGATTTTCGTAATTAATGTAGTTTAGATCTCATTAAAGTTGTGTTtacaaatattgcattttaaatgtatGATACAgtaaggaaaaaagtattgaacacgttgcgtttttttcctgggaataatatttctaaaggagatgttaacatggaattgaaccacatttttgtaaaaaccagaacaatacaagcataaatataaaacaaaacaataaaatctgGAATGAAACAAGAAGAAAGTACTTAATTagtgtatttaatactttatagaaaaggcttttttggtgatggcagcttaaagatgcctctcatatagGGAATGAAGCCAAAAGAATTGCTCGGGTCTGAGtttttgacttcaacagtgtaaaagTCTTGATGATTCTGTGGATTTCAGCTATCTaatttgatctttattttgtattttatattggattcaagtcaggtgattggttgggccattctacagcttgattttctttctctgaaagcattggAGAGTTTTCTTGTCTGCAttttgaatcattgtcttgctgaaatgtccaccctgatttcgtcttcatcctcctgccaatgtagatgttggactgaagcagctaatattcatttacaatgaggaagggcagagggttgctgattaactactgagagatttcagctgctgtctggacatTTACTGCCTTTCTTCTCCTACCTTtcatcatgtgttcaatacttttttcctgcatcaattaattttattattcattcattcattcatttattttcttgtcggcttagtccctttattaatccggggtcgccacagaggagtgaaacgccaacttatgcaagtttttacgcagcggatgcccttccagccccaacccaactctgggaaacatccacacacacattcagacacacactcatccactacggacaatttagcatacccaattcacctgtaccgcatgtctttggactttgggggaaaccggagcacccggaggaaacccacgcaaatgcagggagaacatgcaaactccacacagaaacactaactgagctgaggttcgaaccagcgacccagtgacctcactacctactgcgccactacttcGCCCTTCATTTTATAATGTAAAAGTTAATTTGTAAGCTaattgaatttgttttctttgcatatatacatttctttggttgttaacaacatctggtaaaaaattcaagtcaacggtaaaaaatatgtttttaaatacttattttccccattgtaataaaacaaaaataataagatGATTGTATTTTGGtcttaaatataatttttcaaggaatttaattaaatatgaaaccaGTTTTGAATGAATATAAGTACCAGTTCTCAAATCCCAACCCTATCCACATGCAAACCAAAATATCACATGCATGCAAACTTAAGGAACAATAACAAAAAAGTCTTTTTTACCTCCTGCTATCTTTAGAAAGTCTTCACCTGTTGCCTTGTAAACCTGCAACGCAAAGAAATGTCACGGTTATTTACAaacaatgagtgtgtttggatgtttccagttttgagttgcagctggaagggcatcagctgtgtaaagcattagctggataagttggtgattcattctgctgtggtgaccccagataaataaaggcactaagccaaaagaaaaggaatgaatgatttTTCTGGACAGCCTACTGTAActtttcataaacaaataatgtaaaaacaatattttagtgtTAACAGCTTTATGAATGTCTTTACCTCAATGTATCTGCCCCCCATGTGATGCTTGTGTCTCTGCAGTGCCAAATCTCTGTGCTCTTCACTCTCAAACCGCACTAATGCTTCTCCATTCCTCCTGCCCTGAGCATTTAGACACAGCGCAGCACCTCCTctacacacccacacatacacacatacacacacacactgattaatCAAACACACTGACACTGTGCTCAGACTGAATGTTGATCATGATGATATTAATCAGAGTTGCCTCTGGGATGTTTGCATACTTGGCGATGTTGAGGCCCCTGAAAAACCGTGCAATGTCCTGGTCTGAAGACTGCCATGGAAGACCCCGAGCTCTGATCACTGTGTTATCATCCACTCTCTCCATTTTACTGctagaattatttaaaaaacatacatTAAGAAGCATTTCAAAGTTAAGAGACCACTTGTCTTCCAATTTTCTGATACAAAAAcagatatttatttaattgtattatttttccatttctaaatatgtttggtgactaaaatataattttataaatggataaaaatattcattttcaaattagGGTGTATTCAATTATGCTGATCACTGTAGATTTTGTTTagtatattttacatataaattacattacatacaaATTACATACttctaataaatgtaataaattgtaatgttttataataatttttaaatatataataagttataaataatgaTTACTAATTTTATTACTAGAAAATCCTTTCCGGTTTTATAAATTGTCACAATTCGGATATGAATTTCATTTAGAATTAAAAAATGTTcagttaaaaaataacaacaataaaaaacattaaaaactgtaatGCTGGTAGAGTATAACATTTCTAATCACTttcattaattgtaataaattttaataataatagttaaaatttGAATAATAGGTtataaataatgattattttattaatattttaataattatttataagtaaatattattcaaatagGAATTAACATTTGAAATTTAAAAATCtccacaacaataataaaaactgtaATGTTGTTACAGTACAACTGAGACAATATTTACAAAGGTATACAGAGGAAACACTCTTACCAGGTGCCTGTCTCAAACTTTTCATTCACTTTTTCAGGAAAAGTGAATTCGTGGCCTATAAAAAGAACAAAGCAGGTTTGCAAAAGAAACACTTATGACTCCTAAATCCATATTTATTAAATCCAACAAGATGCTACGACTTACAGGTAGGCTCTGAGATGAGCGCTAAAACAATATCCACCATCTGCTGAACCTTGTATGCAGTGAAAGCATGAAGAGAAGAATCCACAGCCACATTCAGATCTAATCACAAACGCTGTCAAGGAAAACAGAgtctatgtttttttgtttttttttgtcactaGTGGTGACACCCTAATTACCAGTTAATGACATAGTAAAGATGCAAGCAACATGTTGGACAAGTTTTTAAAATCAAAAGCACCGTTGAAACATGGTAGTCTTCCAAAAAGGCACAATAGAAACATGGAAGCAGAGAATGACTTTCGATTAACCTTTCTGACTGGGCAGAGGGCTGTGCTGATGCATTGTGTGTCGGCATTAAGACGTTATAGCGTAGGTGTGGCAGGTTAAGCTTGTTGGCTAAACACTCTTGGCTTTCTCTTGCTGGCTCAATCAAACCCACACTATTGTGAGTCTATTTGCATTTCAAAACCTTGGGATCATGCAGCCAACACCCTGTTGCTTCTCTCCCTCTCATACACACTCAAACGCAGCTTCCTCACACCTGATGTAAGGGAATTATCAACTAATAGGTGTAATAATCTAGTCTCGTCTATTTAGGACTTCAGAGAAGACTAACATTAATAAGCATTTCACATGTTTAAGCATAATCTATCTTTAATAATCTATCTTTATCTGTCTTCAGGAAAAGATTGTGGCCTCAATGTTGAAATCATTTGAAATCTAGTTATTTCTAAACATTACAATAGTTTTTTATTCACATATGTGGCTTTGCTTAAAGGTAttcttcacccaaaaataaaaaccacATCATCATTCAGGGATAGCTCACCCCAATATGAAAATGTaattactatttactcaccctattGTTTCAAATcgatatgtgtgtctgtgttcttttgaacacaaaagaagatattttgaagaatgtggaaactggtagccattgacagcCATAGGGAAAATACTATGGAGGTAAATGGGTCCAAGTTTGCAAATTTTTTTCAAGATATCTTGAAAGGAAaggaactcaaacaggttttaaacaagtggagggtgagtaaatgacaacagTGTTGTAATTTTTGGGTCGACTGTCACTTTTACTttgtcgtcaccttggaattataaggttctatctgcattctgaatgattttgagatattgagcttcgacgtttttgcattctatatagcaaacagtatgtgtgtaacatttgttttttataataaataaaaagtcttaaaatgtaaacaactcataaaaaacatcccataatataaataagttgtcatttgatAAGAATATGTCAATGACTTGAATCAATGTCAATGAATTTTGACAAAaacgtcagatagaaccttatcctTCTAAGGTGACGATGTGTGTTATTGTAAACCAAGATGATCAACCCCATGTTTACtcacatataaaatatttacctttaaattcagcagaataaagaaattcataCAGGTTTAGAACAACTTGGTGGTTAACTAACCTCACTGTATTACAGTAAAatgcacacaattccttcatgttgtcctaacacaaatcgattaagttaagtcaatcatttttttttttaagtggactgaacataaaccAGTTACGTTGTCCCcataaaaaaaaccttaagaattgtgttgtttctactcattttaaataagtagtttaaacaagttaTTTTTGACTGCTGCTAATGGAACAGTAAACTAAAATGAACACTTAATCatcatttagggtgctttcacacttggttcatttgcctggaccgtacccaagtttaATTGTCTCCCCTTGCCAACTCCTCGAGTTTCGGTTGGTTTGtattcacactgtcttttttccttctgaaccccggtacgccggtcacgaaagcaagcgccgaaatggaaagacatccgcacatcgcggtcattctgctttaactgaagcttttggttttggacatacagaaagcgattTGCGTCCATCTTGTAAACATAAAATGttgtaaacattcagaacatcacacagggtctgcagaagctgtttttggaggagacaagcagacatcactgtgtatcactgtgtttgccctggctcagtctcGCGCATGTCACCAAAGTACGAAacatgacatacacacacacgaatgtaccagaagtgaaccgtaccagagttcgcatgaaccgtacTCCAGACCaactctttcaggcggactcaggaacggttcacgggtgcgcacccaAGTTCAGAAGACAAGTACTAGCTAAAGACACagactagctaaacgtaccgtactaagacgtcaaacgaacccgggtgcagaccaaaagtgctagtgtgaaagcacccttactcaCCCTCATATTATTCCAAGCatcttttaaacaacattttgaagaatgttggtaaccaaacagtAGTAGTCAAAAAACTAATAAATGGGAGTCAATGGCTACAGTTACTCTGTTTATCAACAACATTCTTCCACATATGTTTTGTCCTCAGAAGAAAGCGATTTatacatgttttgaacaagtGATGGATGAGTAAACATGTAATACACAATTTCTAAAAATACACTATACAATGGTATTTGCcttttaaacaacataaaaaaaggaTACGGTCAGCCATGACCTGAAGATTCAAGTCTTTCAGCTTCACTTCTGATGGGAATTCTTTCTTAAACTCTTTCCGCAGGTCGAAGAACGAGAAGAAACAATCCGGCaacaaaatattctgaaaaatatGAAAGAAAGCTGTCATGAACGAACACACATCTGCACTAGCTAAACTTTCACACAATGCATTAGTCACAAATATCATATTGCCTGCAATATTTGGAGATTGTCACCTTGCTGGAAGCCTCGGGATGCAAGACTTGACGCACGTGAAGCTGTCCATCCGTACACAGGTAGAAGGTGTTTCCTGCACCTGTGTCCACTTCAGCACACAACCTCTGATTCAACTGCACACACAAAGACGCTATTTGAGTAAACGCCACTTTTATGTGGCATTTAATGCATACCCATGAAGCTCCTTGTGCAAACATCAGTCCACAAGCTGTTAAATAATATGCTTAATAGTCAGTAAAGATGTGCATTGGAGTTTAAATGGGTATAGGCAGACCCTGCATCAATGGGAGATTGTATAGAAGCTTCTTTTGAAATGATTTACACTGAATGCAAACTTCCCAACACAACATGTCATATTCAATGTTGATTCATGAAGaacagattttatgagaatgATCACCTGATCAATGGCGACTTCGAGGGGATCTACAGGTGTCAAAGCCTCATCTGTGAGTCCGCTGAGCTCCTGACACTCTTCCGAGAGTTCAATGTGGTCCGGTTTGACTAGCAGTTCATTTACCTGACCGGCCTTAACCAATGGAGAAAGAAAAGGTATGATCATTTCTAACAACATATACATTTCCATAAGCAAATAAgttaatagatagataaataaataacagcatggggatagatagatagatagatagatagatagatagatagatagatagatagatagatagatagatagatagatagatagatagatagatagatagatagatagatagatagatagatagatagatagatagatagatagacctaCAGATCTATACATtataatatttgtgcatatacattagattagtcagtactgaagccaaatctggagcttatctaacaaaataacgcacaaaaaactgaccaaaaactagtacacccaaaattgtatgttattgaaaaatattaaatacaaatagaaaaaatagaataaatagaaaaaaatcaagaaaagcaaaaaaacgtaaaaagaatttgttatattttgcttaaatttaattgtattatctttccatttctaaatatgtttggtgactaaaatattattttaataaatatatctgttaagtaaatctgttttgtttgaacacaccaaaatacattgcctatattcactgagaaatggattttttattttttttttcaaaatgggctgtactctatgctgagcactgtatatagacagacagacagacagacagacagatctgtAAATTTAACTGAAAAACTTCTGGTAATTTTTTGCATATTAATTTTCAACGTTATGAATTATTTTACGGTGTAGTGTCATTTCAGTGTCATATCTACAGCAGTCTTGTAGTAAaagtctgaaattgtttttatttttctattttctatttacatttgttttgtgttttgtaatttttattaattgtttaacatctttgtattttttttgttttttttattttttactttttatacatgtgtttttattaatttaggtAGTGGATGATTGATGCACATAATGTAAATGATTGAAGTTGTATTGTTTAAGTTAACTGCAATAATATGCCTTCAAATTGATATGTGTAGCCTATAAAATATGTCACACTTACACAAACTATTGATAAATGCTAATTACATAAATACCTAAAtaatttagtttctttatttttgttgtcaAAAAACTAACATATACAGGTCAATTATTATTaaccttctctctctttctcacctTTACTAGAATTACTACACACACAACcgctcatacacaaacacacacacacagagaccatCATGGGGAAATATGAAATTACCTTTTTAGTTGCTAAATCCACAACTTGCCAAACCAGCTGTACAATTTCCTTCTCATCTGATCCCAACTTATCCCCACTTGCTCCAGATGTGGTGGTGAATAAAAGCACCAAATAGTCGGGATTAACCGTCatttttaagaaagaaaaaaaactattgtcaCCACCCCGATAGCAAAAGCAAAACCCTAGAGATCAAATCCAGGTGACAGAGAAGCGAAGAGCCCGGTGACCCCCACACCAATACGGACAGATCAGTGCCGGGTTCGGACTCGCCTTATTGCGTCCAGTTGCCTTTTAATTGCGCGATAATCGATGCAAAACAGTCCGAAACCCGTGGCTCTGCTCCGCAATGGCTGCTCGGATCGCGCTGGTTTTGTGTGCGCCCTACCTGGCCACCACCCACGTGACACAGGTAATAGATACCTGCCCGAGAGAAAGCCCTCCTACTGCTGCTGCTGAGAAACAAGGACGTGGCACGGCACGCCGAAAACCTGTCTGGTGTGAGGGAATTCAGGATCTGTTTATTACAGTCTGCTAATAAAATAAACCAGCGGTAACACCTGCTCACCTGCTCACCTGCCATCAAACACGAACAGGACGCAATGTGTAAAAAATGACGCAAGGCCGTTTACGGTGTCATGTTACTACTTGGTAACTACCGTGTAATAGCCTGACAAAACAAATCCGTAATGAACATTTCGATATTTTAATGATCTCATTATAGGCCTAAAGCACAGGTAAGCATAGACTAGTGTGTGATGGAAGAGAGTGTGCATTCTCTTACAAAAGTTAATGATGGTTtactacaaaaacaaattaattattggAGTTTACCATAGTAACACAAATTCAGCATGTTTTTGTGAGACTATAGTTTAGctattttaaaactaaacattttttttgctagttttattcattcattctttttcttttggcttagtccgtttattaatctggggtcgccacagcggaatgaactgccaatttatccagcctatgtttaacgcagtggatgctcttccagctgcaacccagtactggcaatcactcatacactatcacattcacacacatgcactatggccaatttaggtaattcaattcacctatagagtttggactgtgggggaaaccagagcacatggaggaaatcccacgccaacacagggagatcatgcaaagtccttacagaactgccaactgacccagccgggactcgaaccagcaaccttatttctgtgaggcgacagtgctaaccactgaaccattgCGTTGCCTTGTTcgttttactgtcatttttattttcatatgggTTGTTTAATAATAAACTCTTATGAactagttttatttttgtaaaattgtatttttaattacataGGCATGGTTTGACTGTTACTAATACCATGGGTTAGCATTGAAAAAAGACATGGTTAATTATAGGCCTACCCTCATTTGATTAGGATTGGTATATAAGGAAAGACCAAAGTTCAACGGGGTCAGTTATTTCAATATAGGCCTAAGTCAATAAGTGTGACATAAACTATTGGTTTAATGGCACTTTCTTCTTTCACAACAAGACCGTAGCAGGggggtttgaaagacccacccc
This sequence is a window from Danio rerio strain Tuebingen ecotype United States chromosome 16, GRCz12tu, whole genome shotgun sequence. Protein-coding genes within it:
- the esrp1 gene encoding epithelial splicing regulatory protein 1 isoform X1, with product MTVNPDYLVLLFTTTSGASGDKLGSDEKEIVQLVWQVVDLATKKAGQVNELLVKPDHIELSEECQELSGLTDEALTPVDPLEVAIDQLNQRLCAEVDTGAGNTFYLCTDGQLHVRQVLHPEASSKNILLPDCFFSFFDLRKEFKKEFPSEVKLKDLNLQVMADHLNVAVDSSLHAFTAYKVQQMVDIVLALISEPTCHEFTFPEKVNEKFETGTCSKMERVDDNTVIRARGLPWQSSDQDIARFFRGLNIAKGGAALCLNAQGRRNGEALVRFESEEHRDLALQRHKHHMGGRYIEVYKATGEDFLKIAGGTSNEVASFLSRENQIIVRMRGLPFNATAEQVLQFFSPACPVTDGSEGILFVRFPDGRPTGDAFVLFSCEEHAQNALKKHKDMLGKRYIELFKSTAAEVQQVLNKYSSAPLIPVAPSPILSVVAPPTFVPQTAAVPGVRDCVRLRGLPYDASIQDILVFLGEYGADIKTHGVHMVLNHQGRPSGEAFIQMRSAERAFLAAQRCHKRSMKERYVEVFACSAQEVNIVLMGGTLNRSGLSPPPCKLRRLSPPSYTFPHGAPVLPAGAVLPAGAVLPVESAGIYPSQFLLGPRPPPHTTTFYPASNTLYMNYTTYYPSPPGSPSNISYFPTGHTPSAGSVLSAQPTALIRMQGHAHSHAYNNGVKEILSMVQGYQPGNSDAFVTFPSMLSAKQPIGDQTVGGGAYLDLQLL
- the esrp1 gene encoding epithelial splicing regulatory protein 1 is translated as MTVNPDYLVLLFTTTSGASGDKLGSDEKEIVQLVWQVVDLATKKAGQVNELLVKPDHIELSEECQELSGLTDEALTPVDPLEVAIDQLNQRLCAEVDTGAGNTFYLCTDGQLHVRQVLHPEASSKNILLPDCFFSFFDLRKEFKKEFPSEVKLKDLNLQVMADHLNVAVDSSLHAFTAYKVQQMVDIVLALISEPTCHEFTFPEKVNEKFETGTCSKMERVDDNTVIRARGLPWQSSDQDIARFFRGLNIAKGGAALCLNAQGRRNGEALVRFESEEHRDLALQRHKHHMGGRYIEVYKATGEDFLKIAGGTSNEVASFLSRENQIIVRMRGLPFNATAEQVLQFFSPACPVTDGSEGILFVRFPDGRPTGDAFVLFSCEEHAQNALKKHKDMLGKRYIELFKSTAAEVQQVLNKYSSAPLIPVAPSPILSVVAPPTFVPQTAAVPGVRDCVRLRGLPYDASIQDILVFLGEYGADIKTHGVHMVLNHQGRPSGEAFIQMRSAERAFLAAQRCHKRSMKERYVEVFACSAQEVNIVLMGGTLNRSGLSPPPCLSPPSYTFPHGAPVLPAGAVLPAGAVLPVESAGIYPSQFLLGPRPPPHTTTFYPASNTLYMNYTTYYPSPPGSPSNISYFPTGHTPSAGSVLSAQPTALIRMQGHAHSHAYNNGVKEILSMVQGYQPGNSDAFVTFPSMLSAKQPIGDQTVGGGAYLDLQLL